The Planktothrix serta PCC 8927 genome includes a region encoding these proteins:
- a CDS encoding 3'-5' exonuclease, translated as MKTTTHFIVIDTEGQPILRELAIVNHQGELIYEAFAENHPQSPKIPHRTKPLKQILKEFVEIAQSQVIICHYAQHDIEILRNTFKAVGISAPQLDFQCSFELAQRYLPQLNSHSLEALSKHLRLKLEGQFFTKDLAHRAKYDALFTYQLYKHIVNEFLKNELQSQPNPFGTSRVDTPFQDHPDFRGIFSEECDLLKAILGDIKLDPNHQTKGAVVIGEPGSGKTHLMMRLAKDLLTKNRLLFIRQPNNPDTVLFHTYSRILESLIQIVPNSIHTQMEYLLANSFAEIIKSTNNYFTSKTQKDEKILQLIQGGNLKLFTDLSQAETKTKREFWQHIEKRALEWWNNNFSAAGYAPKFLQGIVKFCGYTDFNRRQIITQWLAMNNLPQEELDRVGLPSWEDEISREEASLEALKVLGCLSLLDEPLIIVFDQLEGLGLKHNERLLHCFGTAVKEIFTHVPNSLIILNLFPDRWQQFKAVFDGSIIDRVSQSQVFLNRPSNQQLEQLLNLKIQFLGITVDDLFAADEINAILNHLSIRTVLNVAADYYRYKVDGIPLPKHQLIPVSKPDEAEVERRLQQMETDMEQLKQAMGQITEFLAKNNQQNLEIFNSELFRFIPLSDSLVKRQLRNYFNEQQILLEAILSKPKIITDSDDWGKLTTLLEALMLVIFPLSVDMLHLGKRVIPEHLVIQTQTHSFVVGFLHLGGSPFFHRIKNWNELMVQKPNLKFILCRDQNDYPISGQKSQLELERFHHSRNGKLMLLNQNERLLFELFYQMIVDIQNHDLEVKLEEAMEFILSEYQDYWLFQNIKNELS; from the coding sequence ATGAAAACTACAACCCATTTTATTGTCATTGATACCGAAGGACAACCGATTTTAAGAGAATTAGCAATTGTGAATCATCAAGGAGAATTAATTTATGAAGCCTTTGCTGAAAATCATCCCCAAAGTCCGAAAATTCCCCATCGCACTAAACCTTTAAAACAGATTTTAAAAGAATTTGTTGAAATCGCTCAATCTCAGGTGATTATCTGTCATTATGCTCAACATGATATTGAAATCTTGAGAAATACTTTTAAAGCGGTGGGAATTTCTGCACCGCAATTAGATTTTCAGTGTAGTTTTGAACTGGCTCAACGTTATTTACCCCAATTAAATAGTCATTCTTTAGAGGCGTTAAGTAAACATTTAAGACTAAAACTAGAGGGTCAATTTTTTACTAAGGATTTAGCTCATCGAGCGAAATATGATGCGTTATTTACCTATCAACTCTATAAACATATTGTTAATGAGTTTCTCAAAAATGAATTACAATCTCAACCTAATCCTTTTGGAACCAGTCGCGTTGATACGCCGTTTCAAGATCACCCGGATTTTAGGGGAATTTTTTCGGAAGAATGCGATCTCCTAAAAGCAATTTTAGGAGATATTAAATTAGACCCCAATCATCAAACTAAAGGTGCAGTGGTAATCGGAGAACCGGGTTCGGGAAAAACCCACCTGATGATGCGATTAGCTAAAGATTTATTAACGAAAAATCGGTTATTATTTATCCGTCAACCCAATAACCCCGACACGGTTTTATTCCATACCTACAGCCGGATTTTAGAATCCTTAATCCAAATTGTCCCCAATAGTATTCACACGCAAATGGAATATTTATTGGCGAATAGTTTTGCCGAAATTATTAAATCTACCAATAACTATTTTACCTCAAAAACGCAAAAAGATGAGAAAATTTTACAACTGATTCAAGGAGGAAATTTAAAGCTATTTACAGATTTATCCCAAGCGGAAACTAAAACTAAACGGGAATTTTGGCAACATATTGAAAAACGAGCCTTAGAATGGTGGAATAATAACTTTTCCGCCGCAGGTTACGCGCCTAAATTTTTACAAGGAATTGTGAAATTTTGTGGCTATACCGACTTTAACCGTCGCCAAATTATTACTCAATGGTTGGCGATGAATAACTTACCTCAAGAGGAATTAGACCGGGTAGGATTACCCTCTTGGGAAGATGAAATCAGTCGAGAGGAAGCCTCTTTAGAAGCGTTAAAAGTATTGGGATGTTTATCTTTATTAGATGAACCTTTAATAATTGTTTTTGATCAATTGGAGGGATTAGGATTAAAACACAATGAACGCTTATTACACTGTTTTGGAACCGCCGTTAAAGAGATTTTTACCCATGTTCCTAATAGTTTAATTATTTTAAACCTATTTCCCGATCGCTGGCAACAATTTAAAGCCGTTTTTGATGGATCAATTATTGATCGTGTGTCTCAGTCTCAAGTTTTCCTTAACCGTCCTTCTAATCAACAATTAGAACAGTTATTGAATTTAAAAATACAATTTTTAGGGATTACTGTTGATGATTTATTTGCAGCCGATGAAATTAATGCTATTTTAAATCATCTTTCTATTCGTACAGTCTTAAATGTGGCGGCGGATTATTATCGATATAAAGTTGATGGAATTCCCCTTCCCAAACATCAACTAATTCCGGTATCAAAACCTGATGAAGCCGAGGTAGAAAGACGGTTACAACAGATGGAAACGGATATGGAACAACTGAAACAAGCGATGGGTCAAATCACGGAATTTTTAGCTAAAAATAATCAGCAAAACCTAGAAATTTTTAATTCTGAGTTATTTAGATTCATCCCTTTGTCAGATTCTCTCGTTAAACGTCAACTGAGAAATTATTTTAATGAACAACAAATTTTATTAGAAGCGATTTTATCCAAACCTAAAATTATTACTGATAGCGATGATTGGGGAAAATTGACAACACTTTTAGAAGCGTTAATGTTAGTGATTTTTCCCTTAAGTGTCGATATGTTACATTTAGGAAAACGGGTAATTCCTGAACATTTAGTCATCCAAACTCAAACCCATAGTTTTGTAGTCGGATTTTTGCATTTAGGAGGATCACCCTTTTTCCATCGGATCAAAAATTGGAATGAGTTAATGGTTCAAAAACCGAATTTAAAATTTATTCTATGTCGAGATCAAAATGATTATCCCATCAGTGGTCAAAAAAGCCAATTAGAATTAGAAAGATTTCATCACTCTCGGAATGGAAAACTCATGTTATTAAATCAAAATGAGCGACTTCTGTTTGAATTATTCTATCAAATGATCGTGGATATCCAAAACCATGATTTAGAAGTTAAATTAGAAGAGGCGATGGAGTTTATTTTATCAGAATATCAGGATTATTGGTTGTTTCAGAATATTAAAAATGAGTTGAGTTAA
- a CDS encoding circadian clock KaiB family protein: protein MNLVQSTVNHLFKAIALFTPGGDLVYCIDPNKQRRWHSHLCTYLQEILSLPEPPHFLIPCYTATYDRWVDPQTQQIQFSAEAYPPVLQYQTLLNTIFDTGDLIWQPATGSEEFCNPLIIATYYDQFPELWENHDLIVEVKKNDLSHDSTTPENLSELRSPNFQLNLSPEPEFLENQGFVLRLFVSGHSLVTEKTLQTLHQLLERSIGHPYTLKVIDVLKHPDLAEADQISATPTLVKVWPKPVRRIVGELNNVDIILRLLGNPVDTLPL, encoded by the coding sequence TTGAATTTAGTTCAATCTACGGTTAATCATTTATTTAAGGCGATCGCTTTATTTACTCCAGGGGGAGATTTAGTTTATTGTATTGACCCCAATAAACAGCGTCGCTGGCATTCTCATCTTTGCACTTATTTGCAAGAAATCTTGAGTTTACCAGAACCCCCTCATTTTTTGATTCCTTGCTATACCGCAACTTATGACCGATGGGTTGACCCCCAAACCCAACAAATCCAGTTTTCCGCAGAAGCTTATCCTCCGGTTTTACAATATCAAACCTTATTAAATACTATTTTTGATACGGGGGATTTAATTTGGCAACCCGCAACGGGTTCAGAGGAGTTTTGTAATCCTTTAATTATTGCGACTTACTATGATCAATTTCCTGAACTTTGGGAAAATCATGATCTGATTGTTGAGGTTAAAAAAAACGATTTAAGTCATGATTCAACAACCCCTGAAAATTTATCGGAACTCCGATCTCCCAATTTTCAATTAAATTTATCTCCTGAACCGGAATTTCTAGAAAACCAAGGGTTTGTTTTACGATTATTTGTATCGGGTCATAGTTTGGTGACAGAAAAAACTCTACAAACGCTCCATCAATTATTAGAACGTTCTATTGGTCATCCTTATACCTTGAAAGTTATAGACGTTTTAAAACATCCCGACTTAGCAGAAGCGGATCAAATTTCTGCGACTCCAACCTTAGTTAAAGTTTGGCCGAAACCAGTCCGCCGTATTGTTGGCGAGTTAAATAATGTAGATATTATTCTGCGATTATTAGGGAATCCAGTTGACACTTTACCGCTTTAA